Proteins encoded by one window of Leishmania infantum JPCM5 genome chromosome 32:
- a CDS encoding putative phosphatidylinositol 3-related kinase, with amino-acid sequence MEAVIDDEGLEPAAVRQRTERGVWSPSNNSRHDSAGIRDELAGIGEQIKTLQFQLSSNLSPETKVSEVVTQTLWDLLWRLRTFLFLASPSAAHQWRIGGALFNVYYRRHYGRDAAHVAIALRLYLVLLRFTAVCPAAALHGCLTLFGVLAVLNDPRLRPWKDTSERLLEGFLFVSRALHRSENNVFAQLINVAFELLSEVTAHFNGSAAETESALFLQLSVEPAAELLSQTEGSLPPSASPKSASGAESRARRLQELFSTCTCVETPYEARCIQVCLLRLVVRLSEERLLLSLSPDRVGLLCDVACHLVSSAVPGAEGGVVNRVQHDAAWHTLRHFAVVDRRLLPHIQGPLILSVLAAQWSRRGAQTCSSIFNITVAEKALFDWCRRLSTEELDSLVVAAYHRGGVGPDGQDAMTECLAQMWEVGVQWCADLYTSPSTAVDGIVANTASCSASSVSAMVTLQQWVWLCERVFRSTVAQRSAFAGLTQMGEPKLLAAYDHQLQLLVSELPLSSLTASLLCTQLPSFAVESELAFLPSRILSFFNGQALIACVAEVVDRAKNCIDVSAYRLLEANALAVQSRLKVSSSVVQCDAAAFQSALAETLQVMQHHDAPSYSLLVQAIIVLVHAFPVDSENGEVRKSDTVARVMQALDNSISSRHNGSYAALEVAAPLWHMLDRETAATLFRAGSGLGWTRRLLALPPQTATSATTAELFLCRAAGLAEALQHALEETMLRDGASTSRSTSHSPAPKALPGAVAARGQMPGRLRRVYESIASHFPVVVQLLQTLGALLTTLQRDAQWWRCMRNGKGGTYAEASGAIVALGNFFRHATSILVLLLDAKYRFAVIAGSEAGKGCNGALAGAAPICERSSTTKQPLAQAATVVDVDDDDNADGVFEDNEEAKKPHRHRKATASGATLSSKTGKASAKAAVGGAPQASNLSQQSIAKTKQLEKIVQLNRSKLLPALLAFTRRFVYEGKGRGASPDADEVQNEDGRSSQRAAGSVRNHASALECALLSLAYTSLALSPPFSLNDVNELFSLASVGAYNVKDSILYCALRELVLWSPQLACRECEAGDSAMPTLLLVRLSGTEQLLSTVLSARRDGNTTYIAECGAQILQLLWFGRRFFQRAGDTRAEAADKPEREQRLSLTDASAAVQEDCMAASERVTQEGYAWLCLCFDLYAVYHSVRPAHNDTALAVMGLCVETARGVMAVFSWSATDLLRFRERPFVFSSFFKAIVDKEDRDMKVILTSSLDVLGRYVISAGVDQAGGGTVAATATMSTVVPGDGVTRAKLKHLMDQEKIADWRAAAGALAYALYAYGGKPAAKQMLYLAEAASYAKKSIQDVPSMVRSTIHFVAFHIVSLEADAQMLAYDRRCHSGRDHRRCLSGAAAVHAPLAVVGGSAHSLFVCDRSEGGDGAEAVGVEDASTSPPERTTTGELHAAEGDGGDASASKEVLDGIAFSVFERALEQLVTLGEAAETASAVENSLRKPVVRAVAAEELRKNMFAVLDAVYKAIRIEPAVACRSEGADATDKEEASAAPPVSLRTRRRWLLGLASFIRFMGPQTTPIALMLPTLLGHCARFPSLLPSVCIVWRELICACTDEYLAESAAAIVLSLVSLEQQAALESESKGLLLCALRHLYTRTEAAEFWDSYKVVLGTFSELVRATLHSRHSGCAEAAERSEESRRDSAHVLLLGFASVMRSGSLQSSTVFVRALYQYLCAADEATRRQLSHAAADHPEVLQTLLRCTEADADSALYAMRCISILGAVAAPNAAASTGARWATKTADDERRSSLALSSASALDAWNRMTWTQSFYLDAETVLNWRKFSFTLLRDYFPRVFASTADPVLHNCIAFAVQELIRASTRQERLQHKGVELRREDIVHVDELDRYIWWMRLTPHVKQLLGGFTTTRYSLTVNWQTRLRSPEYTPSLEYRRWLFAFFNHLVMSCEGWFAEMVQPLRNVAKKNASLVLYLLPYLVVHILESGKVEDVQYIEHEVKAVLEAAAGGPNVAVLSLRSQSIYEASPETLSQEEPREHAHTVLSLLEDVEQLRWTLLRNRGRVTCVFEPQEQTESLCIRLAEMYGDFLRGIPWPLRCRAALRIGSHIRALRSVESQRRIPGLASVIAAVPLQRIFAALKDRESSRSIHRASPGLSLEDTAFSFENNGDWLSALGSSELVLQHRPHSGQHQLTALHCMNELGELYMTSRYAASLLASASVSDSDVRGFEAKECLSGAALKGRSTFSQMVSEAPGGAAAVSDFAQLRHHVQAYANEAAWRLGQWDTLLPSSTAASAATAPVNSGMPTVGSDGGRSVSLAMPAAYLQRALSGNGSLAFVRCVTDKERAKVVPLVRTPCQEDLTAQGYTVTLLLHALGDVDAVSELCARAFITNGSGHHCCGDGSDASQSSAPMMKLAAPLLPSSVKEEIASLLSRRESYVEDTIAAREPLLALHRLIYRELDMPQKVAETWLKQSELLRNGGLGEAALTAARQAAFECREHVTATSYYVLVANLLHDTQSPTPAMEFARECVADARIPATTRAQLQILLTNWLIETGSERPEHIFAEYEKARELDRKSELVHHQMALFYDHLHTLASNASEGAAAQLTAAATSPTSSSTANVSAAVMYNAALQHQKEMVDSIQRCATRAIVHFGEALLRGVEKASVSLPRMLTLWLDSAVFLGGLMGTTVGKLDGTTSAVLGEMNNRIREFVLSTVRPVIPPAVVMTALPQLLSRLGHPVTAVRNVLTDIVLHLMDHFPQQCLWLVLPMALSKEGPKEVVETQIIKPFADNPRNERVLRHAKILCDTLLTICNCSASLFPKEKGLTQLSPVQKITPMLATAKFIVPVLSNLTPDIRASSSEDVFPTAPCFDHFDDRVVVMRSLQKPKRIWVHTNDGREMSFLCKAKDEPRKDIRMMEVAALMNSFFLSDPEAKRKRFSLRRYAITALSDDCAVIEWLNDTTPLAKVAMECYALDRSGVHISSVKKWMALVDEKKMSKMELFTKYILPEAPPVMHQWLDRTFASNQSWYEARTLFTQSTALWSIAGHIVGLGDRHAENLMIDMERGELMHVDFACMFDKGEKLEVPEQVRFRLTQNLTDVMGVLGAYGPFQATCEVALRCEMKNKSAVMSIIETLLHEPLMEWRRQSSRSHSSNGPKQLMERVARRLDGFLDLYSVPAQRDTLSLNVESQVAKLIHHSSDLNNLSQMYIWWMAWI; translated from the coding sequence ATGGAAGCTGTCATTGACGACGAGGGCCTCGagccagcggcggtgcggcagcgcacggaGAGGGGTGTCTGGTCACCCAGCAATAACAGCCGACACGACAGCGCTGGCATCCGCGATGAGTTGGCTGGCATTGGCGAACAGATCAAAACGCTTCAGTTCCAGCTTAGTAGCAACCTCTCTCCCGAAACAAAGGTATCAGAGGTCGTCACGCAGACTCTGTGGGACTTGTTGTGGCGGCTACGCAcgtttctcttcctcgcctccCCGTCTGCGGCGCATCAGTGGAGGATCGGCGGGGCACTCTTCAATGTGTATTATCGCCGCCACTACGGCAGGGATGCGGCCCACGTCGCAATCGCGCTTCGGCTATACTTGGTCCTCTTGCGTTTCACTGCTGTCTGcccagccgccgcgctccACGGCTGCCTCACTCTCTTTGGTGTACTGGCAGTGCTAAACGACCCTCGTCTGAGGCCATGGAAGGACACGTCTGAGAGGCTTCTCGAGggctttctttttgtgtcaCGGGCGCTGCACCGCAGTGAGAATAATGTCTTCGCGCAACTCATTAACGTCGCATTTGAGCTGCTCTCGGAGGTCACGGCGCACTTCAACGGCTCGgcagcggagacggagagtGCGCTGTTCCTCCAGCTCTCCGTGGAGCCCGCAGCGGAGCTGTTGTCGCAGACAGAAGGCTCACTGCCGCCTTCCGCTTCGCCGAAATCGGCATCGGGCGCGGAAAGCCGAGCGCGGCGGCTTCAGGAGCTGTTCTCCACCTGCACCTGCGTGGAGACCCCGTACGAGGCGCGTTGCATTCAGGTCTGCCTGTTGCGGCTGGTCGTGCGTCTCAGCGAAGAGCGCCTGCTTCTTTCGCTTTCTCCCGACCGCGTGGGTCTTCTCTGTGACGTCGCCTGCCACCTCGTCTCTAGCGCAGTCCCCGGCGCTGAGGGTGGCGTGGTGAACCGCGTGCAGCACGATGCGGCGTGGCACACTCTTCGCCACTTCGCGGTAGTAGATCGTCGCCTGCTTCCGCACATACAGGGTCCTCTCATCTTGTCCGTCTTGGCGGCTCAGTGGAGCCGTCGAGGGGCACAAACGTGTTCGTCCATCTTCAACATAACGGTTGCGGAAAAGGCGCTGTTCGACTGGTGCCGGCGCCTCAGCACGGAGGAGCTTGACTcgctcgtcgtcgctgcgtATCACCGCGGCGGAGTGGGGCCTGATGGCCAAGACGCGATGACGGAGTGTCTCGCGCAGATGTGGGAAGTGGGGGTGCAGTGGTGCGCGGATTTATACACCAGCCCTAGTACGGCCGTTGACGGTATTGTTGCAAACACCGCGTCCTGCTCGGCGAGCAGTGTTTCCGCCATGgtcacgctgcagcagtgggtATGGCTATGTGAGAGGGTGTTTCGCAGCACGGTGGCGCAGAGGAGTGCGTTCGCAGGGCTAACGCAAATGGGTGAACCGAAGCTGCTCGCGGCGTACGACCACCAGTTGCAGCTTCTGGTGAGTGAGCTACCTCTCTCGTCGTTGACCGCCTCGCTACTGTgcacgcagctgccgtcgtTTGCGGTGGAATCGGAGTTGGCTTTTCTGCCGAGCCGGATCCTATCCTTTTTCAACGGGCAAGCACTGATTGCGTGTGTCGCGGAAGTAGTGGACCGCGCGAAGAACTGTATCGATGTCTCCGCCTACCGTTTGCTAGAGGCTAATGCACTTGCAGTTCAGTCACGTCTCAAGGTGTCCTCATCGGTGGTCCAgtgcgacgccgcagccTTTCAGAGTGCTCTggcggagacgctgcaggtgaTGCAGCACCACGATGCGCCGTCCTACAGCCTCCTTGTGCAAGCCATCATTGTCCTGGTGCACGCCTTTCCAGTAGACTCGGAGAACGGAGAGGTTCGCAAGTCCGACACTGTGGCGCGCGTCATGCAGGCGCTCGATAATAGTATCTCCTCTCGACACAACGGGAGTTATGCAGCTCTGGAggtcgctgcgccgctgtggcaCATGCTGGATCGAGAGACCGCCGCGACCCTTTTTCGTGCAGGTTCAGGGCTTGGATGGACTCGGCgactgctggcgctgccccCGCAAACCGCGACATCGGCGACAACAGCCGAGTTGTTTCTGTGCCGAGCTGCTGGACTCGCCGAAGCACTTCAGCacgcgctggaggagacgaTGCTGAGAGATGGTGCCTCGACATCTCGCTCCACTTCGCATTCCCCCGCCCCGAAAGCTCTTCCTGGTGCTGTGGCGGCCCGTGGGCAGATGCCGGGACGCCTGCGGCGTGTGTACGAGTCGATTGCGAGTCATTTTCCCGTTGTTGTGCAACTGCTTCAGACTCTGGGCGCTCTTCTCACAACACTCCAGCGCGACGcgcagtggtggcgctgcatGCGTAACGGCAAAGGCGGCACGTATGCTGAGGCTAGCGGGGCCATAGTGGCTTTAGGAAATTTCTTTCGCCACGCCACTAGCAtcctcgtgctgctgctggacgccaAGTACCGGTTCGCTGTCATCGCTGGTTCTGAGGCTGGCAAGGGGTGCAACGGCGCCTTGGCTGGTGCAGCACCGATCTGTGAGCGGAGTAGCACTACGAAACAGCCTCTGGCACAGGCGGCGACGGTCGTGGAtgtggacgacgacgataACGCGGACGGCGTCTTCGAGGACAACGAGGAAGCAAAGAAGCCGCATCGACACCGAAAGGCAACAGCGAGCGGCGCCACGCTCAGCTCGAAGACAGGAAAGGCTTCAGCTAAAGCAGCTGTGGGCGGTGCACCGCAGGCCTCTAACTTATCCCAGCAGTCGATCGCGAAAACGAAGCAACTGGAGAAGATTGTGCAGCTGAACAGGTCGAAGCTCTTGCCCGCTCTGCTCGCCTTCACCCGGCGCTTCGTGTATGAAGGAAAGGGTAGAGGTGCATCACCTGACGCAGACGAGGTGCAAAACGAGGATGGCCGTTCTAGTCAGCGAGCGGCGGGGAGCGTGCGCAACCACGCAAGTGCCCTCGAGTGCGCGCTGCTTTCTCTGGCTTACACTTCCCTTGCGCTGTCCCCTCCTTTTTCGCTGAACGACGTGAACGAACTCTTCAGCCTCGCCTCTGTGGGCGCGTACAATGTGAAGGACAGTATCCTCTACTGCGCACTGCGCGAACTGGTGCTGTGGAGTCCACAATTGGCGTGCCGGGAGTGCGAAGCGGGCGATTCTGCgatgccgacgctgctgctaGTGCGACTCTCTGGGACTGAGCAGCTGCTGTCAACGGTACTTTCAGCGAGGCGAGATGGCAACACTACATACATCGCCGAATGCGGCGCGCAGATCCTACAGCTGCTGTGGTTCGGCCGACGTTTTTTCCAGCGCGCTGGTGATACACGGGCAGAAGCGGCTGATAAGccggagagagagcagcggctgtcACTTACAGATGCgtccgcagcggtgcaggagGACTGCATGGCCGCCTCTGAACGGGTGACACAGGAGGGATATGCGTGGCTGTGCCTCTGCTTCGACCTCTACGCGGTGTATCACAGTGTACGCCCCGCGCACAACGACACCGCTTTGGCTGTCATGGGCCTGTGCGTTGAGACAGCGCGGGGTGTGATGGCGGTGTTTTCGTGGTCGGCCACCGATCTCCTGCGCTTCCGCGAACGGCCATTTGTGTTTTCGTCCTTTTTCAAGGCTATCGTGGACAAGGAAGACCGCGACATGAAGGTCATCTTGACATCGTCACTGGATGTCCTGGGGCGCTATGTCATCTCGGCAGGTGTGGACCAAGCTGGTGGTGGAACCGTAGCGGCGACAGCCACGATGTCCACTGTTGTGCCGGGCGACGGCGTCACACGAGCGAAGCTGAAGCACCTCATGGACCAAGAAAAGATTGCTGACTGgagagccgcagcaggggCGCTGGCGTACGCCCTCTACGCGTACGGCGGCAAGCCGGCCGCGAAGCAAATGCTGTACCttgcagaggcggcgagcTACGCCAAGAAGAGTATCCAGGACGTGCCGTCGATGGTGCGGTCGACGATCCACTTTGTTGCGTTTCACATTGTATCCCTCGAGGCGGATGCCCAGATGCTGGCGTACGACCGTAGGTGTCACAGTGGGCGAGATCACCGACGCTGCCTGAGCGGGGCAGCAGCTGTGCACGCCCCTCTTGCGGTCGTGGGAGGGTCCGCGCACTCACTCTTCGTCTGCGACCGGTCGGaaggaggcgacggtgcggaAGCAGTGGGCGTCGAAGACGCAAGCACGTCACCACCAGAGCGCACGACCACCGGCGAGCTGCACGCCGCGGAGGGTGACGGAGGTGACGCGTCGGCCAGCAAGGAGGTACTCGACGGTATAGCGTTTTCGGTCTTCGAGCGGGCACTGGAGCAGTTGGTGACGCtgggcgaggcggccgagaCAGCTTCCGCGGTGGAGAACTCGCTGCGAAAGCCGGTGGTGcgtgcagtggcggcggaggagctaCGCAAGAATATGTTTGCCGTGCTGGACGCCGTCTACAAGGCCATCCGCATCGAACCTGCGGTTGCTTGCCGCAGCGAGGGCGCCGACGCGACCGACAAAGAGGAAGCaagcgccgcgccacccgTGTCGCTTCGGACGCGGCGTCGATGGCTGCTTGGCTTGGCATCCTTTATTCGTTTTATGGGTCCGCAGACGACGCCGATCGCGCTGATGCTGCCGACGCTACTGGGTCACTGTGCCCGCTTTCCCAGCCTGCTCCCATCGGTGTGCATTGTGTGGAGGGAGCTGATCTGCGCCTGCACAGACGAGTACCTCGCGGAgtcggccgccgccatcgtccTGAGCCTCGTGAGCCTCGAGCAGCAAGCTGCCCTCGAGAGTGAGTCGAAGGGACTCTTGCTCTGTGCCCTACGCCACCTGTACACCcgcacggaggcggcagagtTTTGGGACTCGTACAAGGTGGTTCTCGGAACCTTCAGCGAACTGGTGCGTGCCACCCTTCACTCGCGACACTCCGGCTGCGCCGAGGCCGCGGAACGATCGGAAGAGAGTCGCCGAGACAGCGCGCACGTTCTCCTCCTGGGGTTTGCATCTGTCATGCGATCTGGCTCGCTGCAGTCGAGCACCGTCTTTGTCCGCGCCCTCTACCAGTACCTCTGCGCTGCAGATGAAGCAACGCGCCGGCAGCTGTcccacgcggccgccgaccACCCAGAGGTGTTGCAGACACTGCTGCGATGCACGGAGGCCGACGCTGACAGCGCCCTGTACGCCATGCGGTGCATTAGCATTCTCGGAGCCGTCGCTGCACCGAatgcggcagcgtcgacagGCGCGCGGTGGGCCACTAAGACTGCCGATGACGAGCGGCGAAGCTCATTGGCCCTCTCCTCGGCGTCTGCTCTTGACGCGTGGAACCGGATGACGTGGACGCAGTCCTTCTACCTGGACGCGGAGACGGTTCTGAACTGGCGCAAGTTCTCGTTTACACTGCTGAGGGACTACTTCCCTCGGGTGTTCGCAAGCACAGCAGACCCGGTGCTGCACAATTGCATCGCCTTtgcggtgcaggagctgaTTCGTGCCTCGACTCGGCAAGAGCGTCTTCAGCACAAGGGGgtcgagctgcgccgcgaggaTATCGTGCACGTCGACGAGCTGGACCGTTATATCTGGTGGATGCGCCTGACGCCGCATGTGAAGCAGCTCCTGGGCGGGTTCACGACAACGCGGTACTCGCTGACAGTGAACTGGCAGACGCGCCTCCGCTCGCCGGAGTACACGCCGTCGCTTGAGTATCGGCGCTGGCTCTTTGCCTTCTTCAACCATCTTGTCATGTCCTGCGAGGGCTGGTTCGCGGAGATGGTGCAACCACTACGGAACGTCGCCAAGAAGAATGCCTCTCTCGTGCTCTACTTACTGCCGTACCTAGTGGTGCATATCCTGGAATCCGGCAAGGTGGAGGACGTCCAGTACATCGAGCACGAGGTGAAAGCGGTActcgaggccgccgccgggggGCCGAACGTCGCTGTCTTGTCACTCCGGTCGCAGAGCATCTACGAGGCGAGTCCTGAGACCCTGTCACAGGAGGAGCCgcgcgagcacgcacacaccgtgCTCAGTCTTCTCGAAGATGTagagcagctgcggtggacgctgctgcgcaatcGCGGACGCGTCACGTGTGTCTTCGAGCCGCAAGAGCAGACGGAGAGCCTGTGCATCCGCCTTGCCGAGATGTATGGCGACTTCCTGCGCGGTATCCCGTGGCCGCTACGTTGCCGTGCTGCCCTCCGCATCGGCAGCCACATTCGGGCCCTCCGCAGCGTCGAGAGTCAACGCCGCATTCCTGGGCTGGCGTCCGTCatagcagcggtgccgctgcagcgcatttTCGCGGCGCTAAAAGATCGCGAATCTTCCCGCTCCATTCACCGCGCCTCGCCTGGACTCTCGTTGGAAGACACGGCCTTCTCCTTTGAGAACAACGGCGACTGGCTGTCCGCGCTGGGGAGCTCGGAACTGGTCTTGCAGCATCGCCCGCACAGcgggcagcaccagctgACAGCGCTGCACTGCATGAATGAACTTGGGGAGCTCTACATGACCTCGCGCTACGCAGCCTCCCTGCTAGCTTCCGCGTCGGTATCCGACAGTGACGTGCGAGGGTTCGAGGCGAAGGAGTGCTTGTCAGGTGCCGCGCTCAAAGGCAGGTCGACTTTTTCACAGATGGTGAGTGAGGCAccaggaggagcagcagcggtcaGCGActttgcgcagctgcgccaccacgtGCAGGCGTACGCGAACGAGGCGGCATGGCGACTCGGCCAGTGGgacacgctgctgccgtcgagcACGGCTGCTAGCGCGGCCACTGCGCCGGTGAACTCGGGGATGCCTACAGTGGGGTCTGACGGGGGTCGGTCGGTGAGCCTTGCCATGCCCGCCGCGTATCTCCAGCGAGCCCTGTCAGGAAACGGCTCTCTTGCCTTTGTACGGTGCGTAACCGACAAGGAGCGTGCCAAAGTGGTGCCTCTGGTTCGAACTCCGTGCCAGGAAGACCTGACGGCGCAGGGCTACACTGTCACGCTGCTCTTGCATGCACTCGGCGATGTGGATGCCGTGTCGGAGCTGTGCGCCAGAGCCTTCATCACAAACGGCAGCGGTCACCACTGCTGCGGGGACGGCTCCGACGCGTCCCAGTCGAGTGCGCCAATGATGAAACTGGCTGCACCGCTTCTGCCGTCATCGGTGAAGGAAGAAATTGCGAGCCTCTTGTCACGGCGGGAGTCCTACGTAGAGGACACCATCGCAGCCCGCGAGCCGCTACTTGCGCTTCATCGCCTCATCTACCGCGAGCTAGACATGCCGCAGAAGGTGGCGGAGACGTGGCTGAAGCAGtccgagctgctgcgcaacggCGGTCTCGGCGAGGCAGCCCTGACAGCGGCCCGCCAAGCGGCTTTCGAGTGCCGGGAGCACGTGACGGCGACCAGCTACTACGTCTTGGTGGCGAACCTGTTGCACGATACCCAGTCGCCGACACCAGCGATGGAGTTCGCACGCGAGTGCGTGGCTGATGCACGTatccccgccaccacccgcgcacagctgcagatATTGCTCACGAACTGGCTGATTGAGACGGGTTCGGAGCGGCCGGAGCATATCTTTGCCGAGtacgagaaggcgcgcgagcTGGACCGCAAGTCGGAGCTGGTTCATCACCAAATGGCGCTCTTCTACGATCATCTGCATACCCTCGCCAGCAACGCAAGcgagggcgcagcagcccagctaacagcggcggccacgtcACCGAcatcgagcagcaccgcgaaTGTGTCGGCGGCGGTCATGTATAacgcggcactgcagcaccagAAGGAGATGGTGGACTCTATCCAAAGGTGTGCGACACGCGCCATCGTCCACTTCGGCGAGGCTCTACTGCGCGGGGTCGAGAAAGCGTCGGTATCGCTGCCGCGCATGCTCACCTTGTGGCTCGACAGCGCCGTGTTTCTTGGCGGCCTGATGGGCACGACTGTTGGCAAGCTGGACGGCACTACCTCGGCGGTCCTGGGGGAGATGAACAATCGAATTCGGGAGTTCGTGCTGAGCACGGTGCGGCCGGTCATCCCTCCAGCTGTCGTGATGacggcactgccgcagcttcTTTCCCGCCTCGGTCATCCCGTGACAGCGGTGCGCAACGTCTTGACGGACATCGTGCTGCACCTTATGGATCACTTTCCGCAGCAGTGCCTCTGGCTGGTGCTCCCGATGGCGCTGAGCAAGGAGGGGCCCAAAGAAGTGGTGGAGACGCAGATCATCAAACCTTTCGCCGACAACCCTCGCAACGAGCGGGTGTTGCGGCACGCAAAAATCCTCTGCGACACTCTGTTGACCATCTGCAACTGCTCTGCCAGCCTCTTTCCGAAAGAGAAGGGGCTCACGCAGCTCAGCCCCGTACAGAAGATCACCCCAATGCTGGCCACGGCCAAGTTTATCGTGCCCGTGCTGTCGAACTTGACCCCGGACATTCGCGCGAGCTCCAGCGAAGACGTATTTCCCACGGCGCCGTGCTTTGACCACTTCGACGATCGCGTGGTCGTCATGCGGTCGCTGCAGAAGCCGAAGCGGATTTGGGTGCACACAAACGACGGCCGCGAGATGTCGTTCCTGTGCAAGGCGAAGGATGAGCCTCGCAAGGACATCCGTATgatggaggtggcggcgctcatGAActccttcttcctctccgaCCCGGAGGCGAAGCGGAAGCGCTTCTCGCTACGCCGCTACGCCATCACCGCTCTCAGCGACGACTGCGCCGTGATTGAGTGGCTCAACGATACAACACCGCTGGCCAAGGTGGCGATGGAGTGCTACGCATTGGACCGCTCCGGCGTGCACATCTCCTCCGTCAAGAAGTGGATGGCCCTGGTGGATGAGAAGAAGATGAGCAAGATGGAGCTTTTTACCAAGTACATCTTGCCCGAGGCGCCTCCCGTAATGCATCAGTGGCTGGACCGGACGTTTGCGAGCAACCAGAGCTGGTacgaggcgcgcacgcttTTCACGCAGTCCACAGCACTCTGGAGCATCGCTGGCCACATTGTGGGACTCGGTGACCGACACGCAGAGAACTTGATGATTGACATGGAGCGCGGCGAGCTGATGCACGTAGACTTTGCGTGCATGTTCGACAAGGGCGAGAAGCTGGAGGTGCCGGAGCAGGTGCGCTTCCGACTCACGCAGAACCTGACGGACGTGATGGGTGTGCTCGGTGCCTACGGTCCTTTCCAGGCCACGTGCGAGGTGGCACTGAGGTGTGAGATGAAGAACAAAAGTGCCGTCATGTCCATCATTGAGACGCTTCTCCACGAGCCACTGAtggagtggcggcggcagagcagTCGCTCACACTCGTCGAACGGTCCGAAGCAGCTCATGGAGCGTGTAGCACGTCGGCTTGATGGGTTTCTCGACCTGTACTCGGTCCCCGCTCAGCGTGATACGCTGTCGCTGAATGTGGAGAGCCAGGTGGCGAAGCTTATTCACCACTCCTCCGACCTGAACAACCTCTCGCAGATGTATATTTGGTGGATGGCGTGGATTTGA